In the Pseudorasbora parva isolate DD20220531a chromosome 23, ASM2467924v1, whole genome shotgun sequence genome, one interval contains:
- the LOC137062497 gene encoding chondroitin sulfate proteoglycan 4: MWIYIAFEQKFLWRVFVLLSLTGGQAFGASFYGDGFVHLKTVELSGQTSFHVRFRTSGSSGLLFLAAGETDFLWVGLHSGRVQVRIELGSGERTVRSEKGIPLNDLTWHTVELQHDNDNITLTVDKNSITTVRMPGPDLELEVQDGLFVGGVGDLEKPYLSPDKAYSGFRGCVDEVLFNEHNLLSSLRPYSGYKMIHEVSLGCSPQFSASVNNSISFFSSKAYMSLPAWDVPQEGVFECELHTVNSEGILLYSSAGQSDYIALEIQKGQLVAILKIGATKTVLRSLMVINDGAWHILRLYLSPLNLQFTLGLEMHNSSFGINASTLQFTGPLFLGGVDLSTYTEVRKNGLLSMAGKRIGGGSFKGCLRNIRVNYQRMGLPKALVTKDISVGCEPDKQLRPSTTSPSIISIDYENLTDVPPELDKKNVLLLKDLEVLEGGRAPLESKHIKINLEFVKLGIRHSQVMFRIEEQPVHGQLRLDVDPDLGENTFSMLDLWHRRVMYVHGGSEDLHDFFMFSIFTSSKKEIPSYLRGNRLHRFNISISPVNDAPELSLPEGSLFILLEHSRRRMSTDVIRAIDPDTNSTDLMFTVLGNLNADSGFLEIEEHPGRAVTSFSLSDLEQGKVSYVHKGVKNSRMAIRVSDGDKVSNTVVFRIIAVPLEHKIANNTGVEVTQGEATFISNKHLAVQVNVPKQAVDIRYDVILPPIYGELQRLHSSGQWKQTGTFTQKLLEKERIRYLSTFHGTQQSNVTDSLKCKVTVGSVITDELLFLIRVRWIRYRIARNKVEIDGEHKVTLTPQEFHVVTKGTRLSEKDLHIRLLTLPRRGHLLLDNKILKKNSTFSQDYITNRKLQYELLERPKDDTRDMFHFQVFSKLAMSGIHEFRISIKADILYIIVKNHGLSLLEGESKVITKTMLFSETPSSRAVHYTVTSSPKHGILKKINLSNSSSSNDNIIEFTNEDILEERILYVHDDSETTHDAFTFLASFDSLKNKPPGTEGTFDILIQLVNDEKPVRVVDKVFHVVRDSQRLLTLEDLCYHDADTDFDDKDLLYTRRKIPMGELVLANDTIHKLYQFHQKDLEEKQVLFIHKGVSFGRFVLFISDGKHYTSTLLEVSAQDPYVKVANNTGILVQKGQMAILRVSNFSISTNMDIRHDEEVVFEIFLPPSHGTLQCNGIKANTFTQHDLKMGHVMYHHDDSEKLEDFFNFTSKVKSLNLDVSVAVRVYLESHQQPPRVIYNNPILVEEVKPVKINKEVLQVIHEDNKPYEIVYTVKVAPSHGFLRISMVEEHHYHGSQENPIQSFSQDDINKGHIQYVQTEHGYVNDSFSLDVTNGVLTIHDLVVVVDIIPLHIPLEVSNMTLIEGSSKALTQDIIKVVNQHFYGLQIFYIVTEGPHHGRIEHSRIPGVPIPSFTRAQAEQGFIFYVHDGSETIADNFTVVANDTDIQKQSLPFVIYVNVTPINDEPPIVTVNRILKVWERSVTEITTEDLSAEDPDSPPESLEFILTPPSNGHLALKSAPSRPVLNFTQEHINHGQLVFVHSGALSGGFHFQVNDGVNFAPRQIFSVTAQTLVISLEKNQELKVFPGYSKLISEDELLIVTNDYDDIYENRTITYTVTSPPILGSLMWNQAENSTQEISSFTQNMVKERSVLYAQTKPVDWTATDSFTFTASCPPASLHAHTFKIHISYENIGPEHRSALCTNTGAVVAEGSSVLLDKSKLDASNLLGKLDEAERNFYEVWYEITSPPLHGTIVVGEKNLTHERPKFSQFNLHKHGIIYVHDDSETTHDNFTFDVWLNPRGKLAQRPQNADYIVSEIFNITVTPVNDRPPVLKTGSPRLKVVKGDTVTLDTKNLYVEDQDTPPEELYYTVISKPKNGFLALEGQLNKSAITFSQADVNQGRVHFVQKGEPSSGVIYFSITDGFHRPLYKLFSVEVENITISVVNNTGLTLLQGQTTVILTFEHLAAVTNEKDASIKYIVTGPPSHGSVMVMEEPVTNFNQEDLHTGRLFYNMTDLSSFQDSFEFTVFTSESNLTNQVVNITVKPLIHLGEHVRIPDGIPVKLRKDVLDATELASLSASDPIFEIIEPPKHGKLVKVTFDLGGASHSVESFTFRDVEQGRVAIEENINFQTIYGNTTVARYNVVDNVTAVHPLNDSFVFLLKAANVQPAMGEFVYLVIPYDPITGKHILLEPTKVPTFNRTTNAMSPMYPPSHLDPTTRPHRTASKLKPRNRWGNHTRNRSTVPHVTRTTMGKLDPSPKNTLVRMESLPRPASDPLLIILPLLACLLLIVILVVLILVFRHRREKRAHPAMIQDLTGNPGEDILARGPYLGQPERSLTVPSVIVTPLSPSCPDSPVLEEVNDAALVPAIERAVSPFLLCTWSPLDPHSAQQCSPATPPLKHNQYWV; encoded by the exons ATGTGGATTTACATTGCCTTTGAGCAGAAGTTTTTGTGGCGCGTTTTTGTGCTGCTCTCTTTGACTGGTGGACAAGCTTTCGGAG CTTCTTTCTACGGAGATGGTTTTGTGCACTTGAAAACAGTTGAGTTGTCCGGCCAGACGTCTTTTCATGTGCGGTTCCGAACCTCTGGATCCAGTGGCCTGCTCTTTTTGGCAGCTGGAGAGACGGACTTCCTCTGGGTGGGGCTGCATTCTGGCAGAGTACAG GTGCGGATTGAGCTTGGATCTGGGGAACGGACTGTCCGTTCAGAGAAAGGTATCCCCTTGAATGATCTGACCTGGCATACAGTAGAActtcaacatgacaatgacaacATCACACTGACTGTGGACAAAAACTCTATAACAACTGTAAGGATGCCAGGACCTGACCTCGAACTGGAAGTCCAAGATGGACTTTTTGTTGGTGGTGTTGGGGATCTGGAAAAACCCTACCTCTCACCAGATAAAGCATATTCTGGCTTTCGGGGATGTGTGGATGAGGTTCTGTTCAATGAGCATAACCTTCTATCCTCTCTTAGGCCTTACTCTGGATACAAAATGATTCATGAAGTGTCACTTGGTTGCAGCCCACAGTTTTCAGCCTCTGTCAACAATTCAATAAGTTTTTTCAGCTCCAAAGCATACATGTCGCTGCCAGCATGGGACGTACCCCAAGAGGGTGTATTTGAATGTGAACTGCATACAGTAAATTCAGAGGGGATCCTTTTATACAGCTCTGCAGGTCAAAGTGACTATATTGCCCTGGAGATCCAAAAGGGTCAGCTTGTTGCTATCCTTAAAATAGGTGCAACTAAGACAGTATTGCGTTCCTTGATGGTCATCAATGATGGGGCATGGCACATTTTGCGGCTCTATTTGTCTCCTTTAAATCTTCAATTTACTCTTGGTTTGGAGATGCACAATTCTAGTTTTGGGATAAATGCCAGCACACTACAGTTTACTGGGCCTTTGTTCCTAGGTGGGGTGGATTTGAGCACTTACACAGAAGTCCGCAAGAATGGCTTGCTCTCTATGGCAGGCAAACGAATAGGAGGAGGGTCGTTTAAAGGCTGCCTTCGAAATATCAGAGTTAATTACCAAAGGATGGGCCTTCCAAAGGCATTGGTCACTAAGGATATTTCTGTTGGCTGTGAACCAGACAAACAGCTTCGACCAAGTACGACAAGTCCATCAATTATTTCTATAGATTATGAAAATTTGACAGATGTCCCACCTGAGCTAGACAAGAAAAATGTCCTTTTACTTAAGGATTTGGAGGTTCTTGAAGGAGGACGGGCACCACTTGAGTCTAAACACATAAAAATTAACCTAGAGTTCGTGAAGCTTGGAATCCGACATTCGCAGGTTATGTTTCGCATTGAAGAGCAGCCGGTCCATGGGCAACTCCGACTCGATGTTGACCCTGATCTGGGTGAGAACACCTTCAGTATGCTGGATCTCTGGCATCGAAGGGTCATGTATGTCCATGGAGGATCTGAGGACCTACATGACTTTTTCATGTTTTCCATCTTTACCAGCAGCAAAAAGGAAATACCTAGCTATCTCAGAGGGAACCGTCTGCACAGATTTAACATCAGTATCAGTCCTGTCAATGATGCCCCTGAGCTTAGCCTCCCAGAGGGCAGTCTCTTCATTCTGCTGGAGCACTCAAGACGTCGTATGAGCACAGATGTCATCAGGGCCATCGACCCTGACACTAACTCCACAGACCTGATGTTCACAGTGCTTGGAAACCTGAATGCTGACTCTGGTTTTCTTGAAATAGAAGAACACCCAGGCCGAGCAGTGACCTCATTTTCCTTAAGCGATCTAGAGCAGGGTAAAGTGAGTTATGTCCACAAAGGTGTCAAGAACTCCAGAATGGCTATTAGGGTGAGTGATGGGGACAAGGTAAGCAACACTGTGGTTTTCAGGATCATCGCTGTTCCCCTAGAACACAAAATTGCCAACAACACTGGAGTAGAGGTAACCCAAGGTGAAGCAACTTTTATTAGTAACAAACATCTTGCTGTGCAAGTGAATGTCCCTAAACAAGCAGTGGATATTCGCTATGACGTCATATTGCCACCGATCTATGGTGAGCTGCAAAGGCTGCATTCAAGTGGGCAGTGGAAGCAAACAGGCACATTTACGCAGAAGCTTCTGGAAAAGGAGCGCATTAGATATCTCAGCACTTTCCATGGTACGCAGCAAAGTAATGTCACTGACAGTTTAAAATGCAAAGTCACAGTCGGTTCAGTCATTACAGATGAGTTACTGTTTTTGATTAGAGTACGCTGGATACGTTACAGAATCGCCAGAAATAAGGTAGAGATAGATGGTGAACACAAAGTCACATTGACACCTCAAGAATTCCATGTTGTCACCAAGGGTACAAGACTTTCGGAAAAAGACCTTCACATTCGTTTGTTGACATTACCAAGGAGAGGACATCTTCTTCTCGATAATAAGATTTTAAAGAAGAACTCTACCTTTAGCCAAGATTACATTACTAATCGCAAGTTGCAATATGAGCTCTTAGAAAGGCCAAAGGATGATACAAGGGACATGTTTCACTTTCAAGTATTTTCAAAATTGGCCATGTCAGGGATTCATGAGTTCAGAATCAGTATCAAAGCAGATATTCTTTATATAATTGTAAAAAATCATGGACTTTCTCTCTTGGAAGGGGAGAGCAAGGTTATTACTAAGACAATGCTTTTTTCAGAGACACCCAGTTCGAGAGCGGTACACTACACTGTCACCAGCAGCCCTAAACATGGGATATTGAAGAAAATAAATCTTTCTAATTCCTCTTCCAGCAATGACAACATAATAGAGTTCACCAATGAGGACATTTTGGAGGAACGCATCTTGTATGTCCATGATGATAGTGAAACCACACATGATGCATTTACATTCCTGGCCTCTTTTGACTCTCTGAAAAATAAACCCCCAGGCACAGAGGGCACATTTGATATTTTGATCCAGTTGGTTAATGACGAGAAACCCGTCCGTGTTGTGGATAAAGTTTTCCATGTGGTACGTGACAGCCAGCGGTTGCTTACACTGGAAGACTTGTGCTACCATGATGCTGACACAGACTTTGATGACAAAGATCTGCTTTACACCAGACGAAAAATCCCCATGGGTGAGCTAGTCCTGGCAAATGACACAATACATAAGCTTTATCAATTCCATCAGAAGGACTTAGAAGAGAAGCAAGTGCTGTTTATTCACAAAGGAGTGAGTTTTGGCCGCTTTGTCCTCTTCATATCAGATGGCAAGCACTATACATCAACACTACTTGAAGTGTCGGCCCAGGATCCATATGTTAAGGTGGCCAATAACACAGGTATTTTGGTCCAGAAAGGACAGATGGCCATTTTAAGAGTTTCTAATTTTAGTATCTCCACTAATATGGATATCAGGCATGATGAAGAAGTGGTCTTTGAGATTTTTCTTCCACCAAGCCATGGGACTCTTCAATGCAATGGTATTAAGGCAAATACTTTCACACAACATGATTTGAAGATGGGTCATGTAATGTATCATCATGATGACAGCGAAAAACTGGAGGACTTTTTTAACTTCACCAGTAAAGTGAAAAGCCTGAATCTGGATGTGAGTGTGGCAGTTAGGGTGTACCTTGAGAGTCATCAGCAACCTCCAAGAGTCATTTACAATAACCCAATCTTGGTGGAGGAAGTAAAACCTGTCAAAATCAACAAGGAAGTTCTCCAG GTTATTCATGAGGATAACAAACCTTATGAGATTGTGTATACTGTGAAGGTGGCACCCTCTCATGGTTTTCTGAGGATATCTATGGTAGAAGAACATCATTACCATGGCAGTCAGGAGAATCCCATTCAAAGCTTTTCACAGGATGATATCAATAAAGGGCATATTCAGTATGTTCAAACAGAGCATGGCTATGTTAATGACTCCTTCTCACTTGACGTAACCAATGGCGTTCTGACAATCCATGATCTTGTAGTCGTTGTGGATATTATCCCCTTGCACATTCCACTAGAGGTGTCCAATATGACCCTAATAGAAGGTTCTTCTAAAGCTCTCACTCAGGACATAATCAAAGTTGTCAACCAACACTTTTATGGACTCCAAATCTTCTATATTGTAACTGAGGGGCCTCATCATGGCCGGATTGAACACTCAAGGATCCCCGGTGTTCCCATTCCTTCTTTTACAAGAGCTCAG GCTGAACAGGGGTTCATATTCTATGTCCATGACGGAAGTGAGACCATTGCTGACAATTTTACAGTCGTGGCCAATGATACAGATATTCAGAAGCAAAGTTTGCCTTTTGTGATTTATGTCAATGTAACTCCCATAAATGATGAACCTCCAATTGTAACTGTCAACAGGATCCTCAAG GTGTGGGAACGTTCTGTGACAGAGATAACCACTGAAGACCTCAGTGCTGAGGATCCAGATTCTCCCCCTGAGAGCCTAGAATTCATCCTCACTCCACCAAGTAATGGGCATCTAGCCCTGAAGAGTGCCCCCTCCAGGCCTGTTCTGAACTTTACCCAAGAGCATATCAATCATGGCCAGCTGGTGTTTGTACATAGTG GTGCCTTGTCAGGAGGATTTCACTTTCAAGTCAATGATGGAGTAAACTTTGCTCCAAGGcaaatcttcagtgtcacagcCCAAACTCTTGTCATCAGCTTAGAGAAAAATCAAGAACTCAAAGTTTTCCCag GTTATTCAAAGTTAATTTCTGAAGATGAGCTGCTGATTGTCACAAATGACTATGATGATATTTATGAGAATCGCACTATCACCTACACTGTGACCTCACCTCCAATATTAGGCAGCCTAATGTGGAATCAAGCAGAAAATTCCACACAAGAAATCTCCTCCTTCACTCAAAACATG GTGAAAGAACGTTCTGTGCTGTATGCACAGACTAAGCCTGTTGACTGGACCGCTACAGATTCCTTCACCTTCACTGCATCGTGCCCCCCAGCGTCCCTCCATGCTCACACCTTTAAGATCCACATATCTTATGAAAATATTGGCCCGGAGCATAGGAGTGCACTCTGTACAAATACTG GGGCTGTTGTCGCTGAGGGTAGTAGTGTACTCCTAGACAAATCAAAATTGGATGCCTCCAACCTTTTGGGAAAGTTAGATGAAGCAGAACGTAATTTCTATGAGGTCTGGTACGAAATCACCTCTCCACCCCTCCACGGTACAATCGTTGTAGGTGAAAAGAACCTGACACATGAAAGACCAAAGTTCTCCCAATTCAACCTCCACAAGCATGGAATAATTTATGTACATGATGACTCTGAGACCACTCATGATAACTTCACTTTTGACGTGTGGCTAAACCCCAGAGGAAAGCTTGCTCAACGACCCCAGAATGCAGACTATATAGTTTcagaaatatttaatattactgTGACCCCTGTTAATGACAGGCCTCCTGTGCTCAAGACGGGATCCCCAAGACTCAAAGTGGTCAAAGGGGACACCGTTACCTTGGACACTAAGAACCTTTATGTGGAGGACCAGGACACTCCACCTGAGGAGCTTTATTATACGGTAATCAGCAAGCCCAAAAATGGCTTCCTTGCTTTGGAGGGTCAACTCAACAAGTCTGCTATCACTTTCAGCCAGGCTGATGTAAATCAAGGGAGGGTGCACTTTGTACAAAAGGGGGAACCCTCATCAGGGGTCATCTACTTCAGTATAACTGATGGATTCCACAGACCACTCTACAAGCTCTTTAGCGTAGAGGTCGAGAATATCACCATCAGTGTGGTCAACAACACCGGACTGACTCTGTTGCAAGGTCAGACCACAGTGATTCTGACATTCGAACATCTGGCTGCAGTGACCAATGAGAAAGATGCATCCATTAAGTATATAGTAACGGGCCCACCAAGTCATGGGAGTGTCATGGTTATGGAAGAGCCGGTCACAAACTTTAACCAAGAGGACCTGcacactggcagattattttataACATGACTGACCTGTCATCTTTTCAAGACAGCTTTGAGTTCACAGTCTTCACATCTGAGAGTAACCTGACCAACCAGGTAGTAAACATCACAGTCAAGCCACTGATCCACCTTGGAGAGCATGTTAGGATCCCAGATGGTATCCCAGTGAAGCTAAGAAAGGACGTCCTTGATGCAACAGAATTGGCCTCCCTTAGTGCTAGCGATCCCATCTTTGAAATCATTGAGCCGCCAAAACATGGTAAGCTAGTCAAAGTGACATTTGACCTTGGAGGAGCCTCTCACTCGGTGGAGTCTTTCACATTCAGGGATGTGGAACAGGGCAGAGTTGCCATAGAGGAAAACATCAATTTCCAAACCATTTATGGCAACACAACAGTGGCCAGGTACAATGTGGTCGATAATGTCACAGCAGTCCATCCACTTAATGACTCATTTGTTTTCCTTTTAAAAGCAGCCAATGTTCAGCCTGCCATGGGTGAATTTGTGTATTTAGTAATACCTTATGACCCCATTACAGGGAAGCATATACTTTTAGAGCCAACCAAGGTGCCAACTTTCAACAGAACAACAAATGCTATGTCACCCATGTACCCTCCATCTCACTTAGATCCAACAACAAGACCACACAGGACTGCTTCAAAGCTGAAACCCCGAAACCGCTGGGGGAACCACACACGAAACAGATCAACTGTTCCTCATGTGACCCGTACCACGATGGGCAAGTTGGACCCCTCCCCCAAAAATACTTTAGTCAGGATGGAGTCTTTACCAAGACCTGCATCTGATCCCCTGCTCATCATCCTTCCACTTCTGGCCTGCCTCCTCCTGATTGTCATTCTTGTGGTTCTCATTCTTGTCTTCCGGCACCGTAGGGAAAAGCGGGCCCACCCGGCAATGATACAGGATCTGACTGGGAACCCTGGTGAAGATATTTTAGCTAGAGGCCCATATCTGGGTCAGCCTGAGAGAAGTCTCACTGTTCCTTCAGTTATAGTAACCCCACTCTCTCCAAGCTGCCCTGACAGCCCTGTTTTAGAGGAAGTAAATGATGCAGCATTGGTGCCAGCAATTGAAAGAGCAGTATCTCCATTTCTTCTTTGCACATGGAGTCCACTTGACCCTCATTCTGCCCAGCAGTGCTCACCAGCAACACCACCCCTTAAACACAACCAGTACTGGGTTTGA
- the snx18b gene encoding sorting nexin-18b, with translation MKTDTSLHDNGTSASQDYYYQTSSQRRDTSNESTPTHSSVYQGHLQQQRHSFQTSQGSDEDWDDDWDDSVTSEEHGGTPEKRGNTQAGYTTRSTSVSRRGSSQQSKSTGTVGKNLNRFSTFVKSGGEAFVLGEASGMVRDGDKLFVSMGQYGPEWQENPYPFTCTIDDPKKQTKFKGMKSYMSYGLTPSHTQSQVNRRYKHFDWLYARLVEKFPVISVPHLPEKQATGRFEEDFISKRRKGLIWWMNHMTSHPILSKCDVFQHFLTCSSNDEKAWKQGKRKAEKDDLVGANFFLTICPPALPLDLQEVESNIDGFKTFTKKMDENIIQVNVTINEFARKQITGFKKEYQRVGQAFRLLSQAFEFDQQVYATPLNKAIVHTGEVYETIGDYFAEQPRQDLEPISDLLAIYQGHLANFPDIIHVQKGALTKAKESQKHGEEKDGTAGGGVNDRCNIISCATLAEIQHFHRIRVRDFKAQMQHFLQQQISFFQKITGKLEEALDMYDQA, from the exons ATGAAGACTGACACATCACTGCACGATAACGGGACATCCGCTAGTCAAGACTATTACTACCAAACTAGTTCTCAGAGGAGAGACACCTCAAACGAGTCGACACCCACGCATTCCTCTGTTTACCAGGGACATCTTCAACAACAGCGACACAGTTTTCAGACGAGCCAAGGAAGCGACGAGGATTGGGACGATGACTGGGATGACAGCGTGACGTCGGAGGAACACGGAGGAACACCTGAAAAACGCGGGAATACTCAAGCGGGATATACCACCAGAAGCACCTCAGTTTCTCGACGTGGTAGTTCGCAACAGTCCAAAAGCACAGGAACAGTTGGAAAAAATCTCAATAGGTTTTCAACCTTTGTAAAGTCCGGCGGTGAGGCTTTTGTTTTGGGTGAAGCTTCAGGTATGGTCAGAGATGGAGACAAATTATTCGTGTCTATGGGTCAGTACGGTCCAGAATGGCAGGAGAACCCATACCCATTCACTTGCACTATTGATGACCCTAAAAAACAGACCAAATTCAAAGGCATGAAGAGCTATATGTCCTATGGACTCACACCTAGTCATACTCAAAGCCAGGTTAATAGAAGATACAAGCACTTTGACTGGCTTTATGCACGACTTGTAGAAAAGTTCCCAGTCATTTCGGTCCCTCACTTGCCAGAAAAACAAGCCACAGGTCGATTTGAAGAGGATTTCATCTCTAAGAGGAGGAAAGGTTTAATATGGTGGATGAATCACATGACGAGTCATCCTATTTTATCCAAGTGTGATGTTTTCCAGCATTTCCTCACCTGCAGCAGCAATGACGAAAAAGCCTGGAAGCAAGGCAAGCGAAAAGCAGAGAAGGACGACTTAGTCGGTGCTAACTTCTTCCTCACTATCTGTCCTCCAGCTTTACCACTTGATTTACAAGAGGTGGAAAGCAACATAGATGGTTTCAAAACATTCACCAAAAAAATGGACGAAAACATCATACAGGTCAACGTCACTATTAATGAATTTGCCAGAAAGCAGATCACTGGTTTTAAAAAGGAATATCAGAGAGTTGGACAGGCTTTCAGACTTTTAAGTCAGGCCTTTGAATTCGACCAGCAAGTATACGCAACTCCATTAAACAAGGCCATTGTACACACTGGAGAAGTCTACGAGACCATTGGGGATTACTTTGCAGAGCAGCCTCGCCAGGATTTGGAGCCAATTTCCGATCTTTTAGCGATTTACCAGGGACACCTTGCAAACTTTCCAGACATTATCCATGTTCAAAAAG GAGCCCTCACTAAGGCCAAGGAAAGCCAGAAACACGGCGAGGAAAAAGATGGCACTGCGGGCGGAGGAGTCAATGACCGCTGCAACATCATCTCCTGCGCTACGCTAGCCGAGATCCAGCACTTTCATCGCATACGTGTGCGTGATTTCAAGGCACAGATGCAGCATTTCTTACAGCAGCAGATCAGCTTCTTTCAGAAAATCACAGGCAAGTTGGAGGAAGCCCTGGACATGTATGATCAAGCTTAG